The following are encoded together in the Lactuca sativa cultivar Salinas chromosome 1, Lsat_Salinas_v11, whole genome shotgun sequence genome:
- the LOC111875987 gene encoding cytochrome P450 78A7, producing the protein MATTISSFLHEDMISLRGNTLLAMFESYNLNTSTLLLYAVITFITLGVLTWTLSCPGGPAWKRGRNCIGFVSIPSPKGLPIFGSLLGLAHGLPHRTLASMAQTSQAASQLMAISLGSTPTVVASDPQTAREILTSQHFANRPIKQSARLLMFNRAIGFAPNGTYWRLLRKIASSHLFAPRKISAHEPARSLECTSMLNDITTEQSLHGFVVLRKHLQAASLNNIMEIVFGKSYNKVGDVDESMELQEMVREGFELLGAFNWSDHLPWLNYFYDPFHIKERCMALVPQVKKFIKKIINEHKLRGSVNLLDDSDFVDVLLSLDGQDNLSEDDMVAILWEMVFRGTDTIALLTEWVMAELTLNQGIQSKLRFEIDSFMGNKSTNNDYADITKLPYLQAVIKETLRLHPPGPLLSWARLSTSDVHLSNGMVIPANTTAMVNMWSITHNSDVWDHPFTFEPDRFLISAGGSNVDVRGNDLRLAPFGAGRRVCPGMNLGMVTVSEWVAKLVYQFEWVQDMGRPVDLTEELKLSCEMKQPLCAKVIPRNGASEMM; encoded by the exons ATGGCAACGACCATAAGCTCTTTTCTTCATGAAGACATGATCAGTTTGAGGGGTAATACTCTCCTTGCCATGTTTGAATCTTATAACTTGAACACCAGTACACTACTATTGTATGCTGTAATAACATTTATAACGCTTGGAGTTCTGACGTGGACTTTGTCATGTCCTGGAGGTCCAGCATGGAAAAGGGGCCGCAACTGTATTGGCTTTGTTTCCATTCCAAGTCCCAAAGGACTTCCAATCTTTGGCAGCTTGCTTGGTTTGGCTCATGGCTTGCCTCATCGAACCCTTGCATCCATGGCTCAAACTAGCCAAGCAGCATCCCAGCTCATGGCTATCAGCTTAGGGTCCACCCCTACTGTGGTAGCCTCAGACCCACAAACCGCTCGTGAAATCTTGACCTCCCAACACTTTGCCAACCGTCCTATTAAGCAGTCGGCGAGGTTACTTATGTTTAACAGAGCTATTGGGTTTGCACCCAATGGAACCTACTGGAGGCTCTTGAGAAAAATTGCCTCATCTCATCTCTTTGCTCCCAGGAAAATTTCCGCCCATGAACCTGCACGCAGCCTGGAATGCACCTCCATGCTAAATGATATTACTACGGAACAATCGTTGCATGGATTTGTTGTATTAAGAAAGCACTTGCAAGCTGCTTCTTTGAACAACATAATGGAAATTGTTTTTGGCAAAAGCTACAACAAAGTTGGGGATGTTGATGAATCAATGGAGCTACAGGAGATGGTAAGAGAAGGATTTGAGCTTTTAGGTGCATTCAACTGGTCTGATCATTTGCCTTGGTTGAACTACTTTTATGACCCATTTCACATCAAGGAACGATGCATGGCTCTTGTTCCCCAGGTCAAGAAATTCATCAAGAAGATAATAAATGAACACAAACTCAGAGGCTCAGTGAATCTCCTAGACGATTCAGACTTCGTTGATGTTTTGCTCTCTTTAGATGGCCAAGACAACCTTAGTGAGGATGATATGGTGGCCATTCTATGG GAAATGGTATTTCGAGGCACTGATACAATTGCTCTTCTAACCGAATGGGTCATGGCTGAATTAACGCTAAATCAAGGCATTCAATCCAAGCTTCGATTTGAAATTGACAGCTTTATGGGAAACAAAAGCACCAATAATGATTATGCAGATATAACCAAGCTTCCCTACCTTCAAGCTGTTATTAAAGAGACCCTCCGTCTTCACCCACCTGGCCCTCTCCTATCATGGGCTCGTCTTTCTACATCAGACGTCCATCTTAGCAATGGTATGGTTATTCCAGCTAACACAACTGCCATGGTCAACATGTGGTCAATCACCCATAATTCTGACGTATGGGATCACCCTTTCACGTTTGAGCCCGATAGGTTTTTAATTTCTGCAGGTGGTTCTAATGTCGACGTAAGGGGTAATGACCTTAGGCTGGCACCTTTTGGAGCAGGCCGTAGGGTTTGCCCTGGCATGAACCTTGGCATGGTTACGGTTAGCGAGTGGGTGGCTAAGTTGGTTTATCAATTTGAGTGGGTTCAAGACATGGGTCGTCCTGTTGACCTAACTGAGGAGCTGAAGCTCTCATGTGAAATGAAGCAACCGCTATGTGCAAAAGTCATTCCAAGGAATGGAGCTTCTGAAATGATGTAA
- the LOC128126909 gene encoding uncharacterized protein LOC128126909, whose translation MFGGGRWDGDYSGWKVEVACGGDGWWRRVMVISSAGGGGGGWWWWVGMMVASGGDGWWWSVAIGWSVVGAGGSGDDGWWWGVVVKGGG comes from the exons ATGTTCGGTGGTGGTAGGTG GGATGGTGATTATAGTGGGTGGAAGGTGGAGGTGGCgtgtggtggtgatgggtggtggagacgGGTGATGGTGATAAGTAgtgctggtggtggtggtggcgggtggtg GTGGTGGGTGGGGATGATGGTGgcgagtggtggtgatgggtggtggtggtcggTGGCGATAGGGTGGTCAGTGGTGGGGGCGGGTGGTAGTGGtgatgatgggtggtggtggggaGTGGTGGTGAAGGGTGGTGGGTAG